The following proteins are encoded in a genomic region of Pseudorca crassidens isolate mPseCra1 chromosome 1, mPseCra1.hap1, whole genome shotgun sequence:
- the VPS33B gene encoding vacuolar protein sorting-associated protein 33B, with protein MAFPHRPDAPELPDFSMLKRLARDQLIYLLEQLPGKKDLFIEADLMSPLDRIANVSILKQHEVDKLYKVENKPAFSSSEQLCFLVRPRIKNMRYIANLVNADKMAGRTRKYKVIFSPQKFYACEMVLEEEGIYGDVSCDEWAFSLLPLDVDLLSMELPEFFRDYFLEGDQCWINTVAQALHLLSTLYGPFPNCYGIGRCAKMSHELWRKLEEEEDGETKGRRPEIGHVFLLDRDVDFVTALCSQVVYEGLVDDTFRVKCGSVDFGPEVTSSDKSLKVLLNAEDKVFNEIRNEHFSNVFGFLSQKARNLQAQYDRRRGMDIKQMKNFVSQELKGLKQEHRLLSLHIGACESIMKKKTKQDFQELIKTEHALLEGFSIRESTNYIEEHIDRQVSPIESLRLMCLLSITENGLIPKDYRSLKTQYLQSYGPEHLLTFSNLRRAGLLTEQAPGDTLTAVESKVSKLVTDKAAGKITDAFSSLAKRSNFRAISKKLNLIPRVDGEYDLKVPRDMAYVFSGAYVPLSCRIIEQVLERQSWQGLDEVVRLLNCSELAFTDMTKEDKASSESLRLILVVFLGGCTFSEISALRFLGREKGYRFIFLTTAVTNSVRLMEAMSEVKA; from the exons ATGGCTTTTCCCCATCGTCCGGATGCCCCAGAGCTGCCTGACTTCTCCATGCTCAAGAGGCTGGCCCGAGACCAGCTCATCTATCTGCTGGAGCAG CTTCCAGGAAAAAAGGACTTGTTCATTGAGGCAGATCTCATGAGCCCGTTGGATCGAATCGCCAATGTCTCCATCCTAAAG CAACATGAAGTAGACAAGCTGTACAAAGTGGAGAACAAGCCAGCCTTCAGCTCCAGTGAACA ATTATGCTTCTTGGTCAGACCTCGCATCAAGAATATGCGGTACATTGCCA ATCTTGTCAATGCTGACAAAATGGCTGGCCGAACTCGAAAATACAAAGTGATCTTCAGTCCTCAGAAG ttttatgCGTGTGAGATGGTGCTTGAGGAAGAGGGCATCTATGGAG ATGTGAGCTGTGACGAATGGGCCTTCTCTTTGTTGCCTCTTGATGTGGATCTGTTGAGCATGGAACTACCAGAATTTTTCAGGGACTACTTCCTG GAAGGAGATCAATGTTGGATCAACACTGTGGCACAGGCCTTGCACCTCCTCAGCACGCTCTATGGACCCTTCCCTAACTGCTATGGAATTGGCAGATGTGCTAAG ATGTCACATGAATTGTGGAGGAAactggaagaggaggaggatggtGAAACCAAGGGCCGAAGGCCAGAAATTGGACATGTCTTTCTCCTGGACAGAG ACGTGGACTTTGTGACGGCACTTTGCTCCCAGGTGGTTTACGAGGGTCTGGTGGATGACACCTTCCGCGTCAAGTGTG GGAGTGTCGACTTTGGCCCAGAAGTCACATCCTCTGACAAGAGTCTGAAGGTGCTGCTCAACGCCGAGGACAAG GTGTTTAATGAGATTCGTAACGAGCACTTCTCCAATGTCTTTGGCTTCTTGAGCCAGAAGGCCCGGAACCTGCAGGCCCAGTATGAC CGCCGAAGAGGCATGGACATAAAGCAGATGAAGAACTTCGTGTCCCAGGAGCTCAAGGGACTGAAGCAGGAGCACCGCCTGCTGAGTCTCC ATATCGGGGCCTGTGAATCCATCATGAAGAAGAAAACCAAGCAGGACTTCCAGGAGCTCATCAAGACTGAGCATG CGCTGCTGGAGGGCTTCAGCATCCGTGAGAGCACCAACTACATTGAAGAGCACATAGACCGGCAG GTGTCACCCATAGAAAGCCTTCGCCTCATGTGCCTTTTGTCCATCACTGAGAACG GTTTGATCCCCAAGGATTACCGATCCCTGAAAACCCAGTATCTGCAG AGCTATGGCCCCGAGCACCTGCTAACCTTCTCCAATCTGCGGCGAGCTGGGCTCCTAACGGAGCAGGCCCCGGGGGACACCCTCACAGCTGTGGAGAGTAAAGTGAGCAAGCTGGTGACGGACAAGGCTGCAG GAAAGATTACTGATGCCTTCAGTTCTCTGGCCAAGAGGAGCAATTTCCGCGCCATCAGCAAGAAGCTGAATTTG ATCCCACGTGTGGATGGCGAGTATGATCTGAAAGTGCCACGTGACATGGCGTATGTGTTCAGTGGTGCTTACGTGCCCCTCAGCTGCCGAATCATCGAGCAG GTGCTGGAGCGGCAAAGCTGGCAGGGCCTGGATGAAGTCGTGCGGCTTCTCAACTGCAGTGAGCTGGCATTCACAG ACATGACCAAGGAAGACAAGGCTTCCAGTGAGTCCCTGCGCCTCATCTTGGTGGTGTTCTTGGGTGGTTGCACATTCTCTGAGATCTCAGCCCTCCGGTTCCTGGGCAGAGAGAAAG GGTACAGGTTCATTTTTCTGACGACAGCAGTCACCAACAGCGTTCGCCTTATGGAGGCCATGAGTGAGGTGAAAGCCTGA